A window from Citrus sinensis cultivar Valencia sweet orange chromosome 5, DVS_A1.0, whole genome shotgun sequence encodes these proteins:
- the LOC102626091 gene encoding receptor-like protein 15 isoform X2 codes for MCVRFFIVKDIVRMGGSKSKMVIMFVMLLIIFKSGWSEGCLDHERFALLRLKHFFDDSYPYDWADDEGATDCCQWERVECSNTTGRVIALDLSDTYGGEYNWYLNASLFTPFQQLESLDLTDNKIAGCVENEGIERLSRLNNLKMLNLSGNSFNNTILSSLTHLSSLRSLNLNGNSLEGSIDVKEFDSLRDLEELDIGDNKIDKFVVSKELHISDTGFKGTFDAREFDSFNNLEVLDMSFNEIDNLVVPQGYKGLRKLKSLYLSGVEITDGSKLLQSMGSFPSLNTLYLLFNNFTDIATTAQELHSFTNLEYLSLDFSSLHISLLQSIASIFPSLKNLSMSGCEVNGLVRGQGFPHFKSLEHLDMSSTRIALNTSFLQIIGESMPSLKYLSLSNSTRGTNSSRILDQGLCSLMHLQELYMADNDLRGSLPWCLANMTSLRILYVSYNQLTGSISSSPLVHLTSIEKLYLSNNHFRIPISLEPLFNHSRLKIFYADNNELNAEITQSHSLTAPNFQLSRLSLSSSYGDGFIFPKFLYHQHDLEYADLSHIKMNGEFPTWLLENNTKLRQLSLVNDSLAGPFRLPIHSHKRLGMLDISNNNFRGHIPLEIGDILPSLHVFNISMNALDGSIPSSFGNMNFLRILDLSNNQLTGEIPEHLAVGCVNLESLVLSNNSLKGHMFSRNFNLANLMSLQLEGNHFIGEISQSLSKCSSLEGLFLNNNNLSGKIPRWLGDLTRLQYIIMPNNHLEGPIPVEFCQLDLLQILDISDNNISGSLPSCFHPLSIKQVHLSKNMLHGQLKRGTFFNCSSLVTLDLSYNRLNGSIPDWVDGLSQLSHLILGHNNLEGEVPVQLCELNQLQLLDLSNNNLHGPIPPCFDNTTLYESYSNNSSLDKQFEISFSIEIPQRDVEKQIHEKFVFTTKNIAYIYQGKVLSLLSGLDLSCNKLIGPIPPKIGNLTRIQTLNLSHNDLTGSIPSTFSNLKHVESLDLSNNKLNGKIPHQLVELKTLEVFSVAYNNLSGEIPEWEAQFATFNENSYEGNTFLCGLPLPICRSPATMSEASIGNERDDNLIDTNSFFITFTTSYVIVIFGIVIVLYVNSYWRRRWFYFVEMWITSCYYFVVDNLIPTRFCH; via the exons ATGTGTGTTCGTTTTTTCATAGTTAAAGATATAGTTAGAATGGGTggttcaaaatcaaaaatggTGATAATGTTTgttatgttattaataatatttaaaagtgGGTGGAGTGAGGGATGTTTGGATCACGAGAGATTTGCTCTTTTGCGACTCAAACATTTCTTCGATGATAGTTATCCTTATGACTGGGCCGATGATGAGGGAGCTACTGATTGTTGTCAGTGGGAAAGGGTTGAGTGCAGCAACACCACAGGCCGAGTGATAGCGCTAGACCTTTCTGACACGTATGGGGGAGAGTACAACTGGTATCTGAATGCTTCTTTGTTTACTCCCTTCCAACAACTTGAGTCACTTGATTTAACTGACAACAAAATAGCCGGTTGTGTTGAGAATGAAG GTATAGAGAGGCTATCAAGATTGAACAACTTGAAGATGCTTAATTTAAGTGGAAACTCATTCAACAATACCATTTTATCATCACTAACTCATCTTTCATCATTAagatcattaaatttaaatgggAATAGTTTGGAAGGAAGTATTGACGTTAAAG AATTTGATTCTTTGAGAGATTTAGAGGAGCTAGACATTGGTGATAACAAGATTGACAAATTTGTGGTCTCAAAAG AATTACATATAAGTGATACGGGATTCAAAGGAACATTCGATGCTCGAG AATTTGATTCCTTCAATAACTTAGAAGTGTTGGACATGAGCTTCAATGAAATCGACAATCTTGTGGTTCCTCAAg GTTACAAAGGTTTGAGGAAGCTGAAAAGCCTTTATCTATCGGGAGTTGAAATTACAGATGGAAGCAAGTTGTTACAGTCAATGGGATCATTCCCATCCCTCAACACTCTTTaccttttgtttaataattttaccgATATAGCGACAACTGCTCAAG AGTTGCACAGTTTCACCAACTTGGAATATTTGTCATTGGACTTTTCCTCTCTCCATATAAGCCTTCTGCAAAGCATTGCATCAATATTCCCTTCGTTAAAAAATCTGTCGATGTCTGGTTGTGAAGTCAACGGTCTCGTACGCGGTCAAG GTTTTCCTCATTTCAAGAGTTTGGAACATTTGGACATGAGCTCCACGCGCATTGCACTCAACACCAGCTTTCTTCAAATCATCGGTGAATCGATGCCTTCTCTTAAGTACTTATCACTCTCAAATTCTACTCGTGGCACTAACAGCAGCAGGATTCTTGATCAAG GCCTCTGTTCGTTGATGCATCTGCAAGAGTTGTACATGGCTGATAATGATTTAAGAGGTAGTTTGCCTTGGTGCTTGGCAAATATGACATCCCTCCGAATATTATATGTTTCTTACAATCAACTTACCGGAAGCATCTCCTCATCTCCCCTCGTTCATTTGACATCCATTGAAAAGTTGTATCTTTCAAACAATCATTTTCGAATCCCAATTTCACTTGAACCACTTTTCAATCACTCAAGACTCAAGATTTTTTATGCTGACAACAACGAACTAAATGCAGAAATAACTCAATCACATTCTTTGACCGCCCCAAACTTCCAATTATCACGTCTCTCATTGTCTTCCAGTTACGGAGACGGTTTCATATTCCCCAAATTCCTTTACCATCAACATGACCTGGAGTATGCTGATCTCTCACACATAAAGATGAATGGAGAATTTCCAACTTGGTTGTTGGAAAACAACACAAAATTGAGACAACTTTCTCTCGTCAATGATTCTCTTGCAGGACCTTTTCGGTTGCCAATTCATTCACACAAGCGGTTAGGAATGTTGGATATATCCAACAACAACTTCCGAGGCCACATTCCATTAGAAATTGGAGATATTTTACCAAGTTTACATGTTTTCAACATTTCCATGAATGCATTAGACGGTAGCATTCCCTCTTCATTTGGTAATATGAACTTCCTCCGAATTCTGGACTTATCCAACAACCAATTAACTGGTGAAATCCCCGAGCACTTGGCCGTCGGTTGCGTCAACTTGGAGTCTCTTGTGTTATCAAACAACAGCCTAAAAGGTCATATGTTCTCTAGAAATTTTAACCTGGCGAATTTGATGTCGTTACAATTGGAGGGCAATCACTTCATAGGAGAGATCTCACAAAGTTTGTCTAAATGCTCCTCCTTAGAAGGATTGTttcttaataataacaatctcTCAGGTAAGATTCCACGATGGTTGGGTGATCTCACAAGGttacaatatattataatgcCCAATAATCATCTTGAAGGCCCTATTCCAGTGGAGTTTTGTCAGCTTGATTTGCTTCAGATTTTGGACATTTCAGACAACAACATATCTGGAAGTTTACCATCTTGTTTCCATCCTCTCTCTATCAAACAAGTTcatctttcaaaaaatatgttaCATGGACAGCTAAAAAGAGGTACATTCTTTAATTGCTCTTCCCTTGTGACATTAGATCTTAGCTATAACCGCTTGAATGGCAGCATTCCGGATTGGGTTGATGGGCTTTCTCAGTTAAGCCACCTTATCTTAGGTCACAATAATCTTGAAGGTGAAGTGCCAGTTCAATTGTGCGAATTGAACCAACTACAATTGTTAGATCtttctaataataatcttCACGGTCCTATTCCTCCTTGCTTTGATAACACCACACTTTATGAAAGTTACAGCAATAATTCTAGTCTTGATAAGCAATTTGAAATATCTTTTTCCATCGAAATCCCTCAGAGAGATGTAGAAAAGCAAATCCATGAAAAATTTGTGTTCACAACAAAGAACATTGCGTACATTTACCAAGGAAAAGTGCTTAGCCTCCTATCAGGACTTGATCTTTCTTGCAACAAGCTAATCGGTCCTATTCcccctaaaattggaaatttgaCAAGGATTCAAACATTGAATCTATCACACAACGACTTGACAGGATCGATCCCATCAACATTTTCAAACTTGAAGCATGTCGAAAGTTTGGATCTTTCCAACAACAAATTGAATGGGAAAATCCCTCATCAACTAGTGGAGTTAAAGACATTGGAGGTTTTCAGTGTGGCATACAATAACTTATCAGGCGAAATTCCAGAATGGGAAGCACAATTTGCAACCTTCAACGAGAATAGCTATGAGGGAAATACTTTTCTTTGTGGACTGCCATTGCCCATTTGCAGATCACCAGCAACTATGTCGGAGGCGTCAATCGGCAATGAACGagatgataatttaattgacaCGAACAGTTTCTTTATCACATTTACAACATCGTACGTAATAGTGATATTTggaattgttattgttttatatGTAAATTCTTATTGGCGACGTAGATGGTTTTACTTTGTTGAAATGTGGATAACTtcatgttattattttgttgtagaCAATCTTATTCCAACAAGATTTTgtcattga
- the LOC102626091 gene encoding receptor-like protein 45 isoform X1: MCVRFFIVKDIVRMGGSKSKMVIMFVMLLIIFKSGWSEGCLDHERFALLRLKHFFDDSYPYDWADDEGATDCCQWERVECSNTTGRVIALDLSDTYGGEYNWYLNASLFTPFQQLESLDLTDNKIAGCVENEGIERLSRLNNLKMLNLSGNSFNNTILSSLTHLSSLRSLNLNGNSLEGSIDVKEFDSLRDLEELDIGDNKIDKFVVSKGLSKLMSLGLSGIKLNRSILSSLSSLIELHISDTGFKGTFDAREFDSFNNLEVLDMSFNEIDNLVVPQGYKGLRKLKSLYLSGVEITDGSKLLQSMGSFPSLNTLYLLFNNFTDIATTAQELHSFTNLEYLSLDFSSLHISLLQSIASIFPSLKNLSMSGCEVNGLVRGQGFPHFKSLEHLDMSSTRIALNTSFLQIIGESMPSLKYLSLSNSTRGTNSSRILDQGLCSLMHLQELYMADNDLRGSLPWCLANMTSLRILYVSYNQLTGSISSSPLVHLTSIEKLYLSNNHFRIPISLEPLFNHSRLKIFYADNNELNAEITQSHSLTAPNFQLSRLSLSSSYGDGFIFPKFLYHQHDLEYADLSHIKMNGEFPTWLLENNTKLRQLSLVNDSLAGPFRLPIHSHKRLGMLDISNNNFRGHIPLEIGDILPSLHVFNISMNALDGSIPSSFGNMNFLRILDLSNNQLTGEIPEHLAVGCVNLESLVLSNNSLKGHMFSRNFNLANLMSLQLEGNHFIGEISQSLSKCSSLEGLFLNNNNLSGKIPRWLGDLTRLQYIIMPNNHLEGPIPVEFCQLDLLQILDISDNNISGSLPSCFHPLSIKQVHLSKNMLHGQLKRGTFFNCSSLVTLDLSYNRLNGSIPDWVDGLSQLSHLILGHNNLEGEVPVQLCELNQLQLLDLSNNNLHGPIPPCFDNTTLYESYSNNSSLDKQFEISFSIEIPQRDVEKQIHEKFVFTTKNIAYIYQGKVLSLLSGLDLSCNKLIGPIPPKIGNLTRIQTLNLSHNDLTGSIPSTFSNLKHVESLDLSNNKLNGKIPHQLVELKTLEVFSVAYNNLSGEIPEWEAQFATFNENSYEGNTFLCGLPLPICRSPATMSEASIGNERDDNLIDTNSFFITFTTSYVIVIFGIVIVLYVNSYWRRRWFYFVEMWITSCYYFVVDNLIPTRFCH; the protein is encoded by the exons ATGTGTGTTCGTTTTTTCATAGTTAAAGATATAGTTAGAATGGGTggttcaaaatcaaaaatggTGATAATGTTTgttatgttattaataatatttaaaagtgGGTGGAGTGAGGGATGTTTGGATCACGAGAGATTTGCTCTTTTGCGACTCAAACATTTCTTCGATGATAGTTATCCTTATGACTGGGCCGATGATGAGGGAGCTACTGATTGTTGTCAGTGGGAAAGGGTTGAGTGCAGCAACACCACAGGCCGAGTGATAGCGCTAGACCTTTCTGACACGTATGGGGGAGAGTACAACTGGTATCTGAATGCTTCTTTGTTTACTCCCTTCCAACAACTTGAGTCACTTGATTTAACTGACAACAAAATAGCCGGTTGTGTTGAGAATGAAG GTATAGAGAGGCTATCAAGATTGAACAACTTGAAGATGCTTAATTTAAGTGGAAACTCATTCAACAATACCATTTTATCATCACTAACTCATCTTTCATCATTAagatcattaaatttaaatgggAATAGTTTGGAAGGAAGTATTGACGTTAAAG AATTTGATTCTTTGAGAGATTTAGAGGAGCTAGACATTGGTGATAACAAGATTGACAAATTTGTGGTCTCAAAAG gTTTGAGTAAGTTGATGTCTCTTGGTTTAAGTGGTATCAAACTCAACCGTAGCATCTTATCTTCTCTTTCTTCGTTAATAGAATTACATATAAGTGATACGGGATTCAAAGGAACATTCGATGCTCGAG AATTTGATTCCTTCAATAACTTAGAAGTGTTGGACATGAGCTTCAATGAAATCGACAATCTTGTGGTTCCTCAAg GTTACAAAGGTTTGAGGAAGCTGAAAAGCCTTTATCTATCGGGAGTTGAAATTACAGATGGAAGCAAGTTGTTACAGTCAATGGGATCATTCCCATCCCTCAACACTCTTTaccttttgtttaataattttaccgATATAGCGACAACTGCTCAAG AGTTGCACAGTTTCACCAACTTGGAATATTTGTCATTGGACTTTTCCTCTCTCCATATAAGCCTTCTGCAAAGCATTGCATCAATATTCCCTTCGTTAAAAAATCTGTCGATGTCTGGTTGTGAAGTCAACGGTCTCGTACGCGGTCAAG GTTTTCCTCATTTCAAGAGTTTGGAACATTTGGACATGAGCTCCACGCGCATTGCACTCAACACCAGCTTTCTTCAAATCATCGGTGAATCGATGCCTTCTCTTAAGTACTTATCACTCTCAAATTCTACTCGTGGCACTAACAGCAGCAGGATTCTTGATCAAG GCCTCTGTTCGTTGATGCATCTGCAAGAGTTGTACATGGCTGATAATGATTTAAGAGGTAGTTTGCCTTGGTGCTTGGCAAATATGACATCCCTCCGAATATTATATGTTTCTTACAATCAACTTACCGGAAGCATCTCCTCATCTCCCCTCGTTCATTTGACATCCATTGAAAAGTTGTATCTTTCAAACAATCATTTTCGAATCCCAATTTCACTTGAACCACTTTTCAATCACTCAAGACTCAAGATTTTTTATGCTGACAACAACGAACTAAATGCAGAAATAACTCAATCACATTCTTTGACCGCCCCAAACTTCCAATTATCACGTCTCTCATTGTCTTCCAGTTACGGAGACGGTTTCATATTCCCCAAATTCCTTTACCATCAACATGACCTGGAGTATGCTGATCTCTCACACATAAAGATGAATGGAGAATTTCCAACTTGGTTGTTGGAAAACAACACAAAATTGAGACAACTTTCTCTCGTCAATGATTCTCTTGCAGGACCTTTTCGGTTGCCAATTCATTCACACAAGCGGTTAGGAATGTTGGATATATCCAACAACAACTTCCGAGGCCACATTCCATTAGAAATTGGAGATATTTTACCAAGTTTACATGTTTTCAACATTTCCATGAATGCATTAGACGGTAGCATTCCCTCTTCATTTGGTAATATGAACTTCCTCCGAATTCTGGACTTATCCAACAACCAATTAACTGGTGAAATCCCCGAGCACTTGGCCGTCGGTTGCGTCAACTTGGAGTCTCTTGTGTTATCAAACAACAGCCTAAAAGGTCATATGTTCTCTAGAAATTTTAACCTGGCGAATTTGATGTCGTTACAATTGGAGGGCAATCACTTCATAGGAGAGATCTCACAAAGTTTGTCTAAATGCTCCTCCTTAGAAGGATTGTttcttaataataacaatctcTCAGGTAAGATTCCACGATGGTTGGGTGATCTCACAAGGttacaatatattataatgcCCAATAATCATCTTGAAGGCCCTATTCCAGTGGAGTTTTGTCAGCTTGATTTGCTTCAGATTTTGGACATTTCAGACAACAACATATCTGGAAGTTTACCATCTTGTTTCCATCCTCTCTCTATCAAACAAGTTcatctttcaaaaaatatgttaCATGGACAGCTAAAAAGAGGTACATTCTTTAATTGCTCTTCCCTTGTGACATTAGATCTTAGCTATAACCGCTTGAATGGCAGCATTCCGGATTGGGTTGATGGGCTTTCTCAGTTAAGCCACCTTATCTTAGGTCACAATAATCTTGAAGGTGAAGTGCCAGTTCAATTGTGCGAATTGAACCAACTACAATTGTTAGATCtttctaataataatcttCACGGTCCTATTCCTCCTTGCTTTGATAACACCACACTTTATGAAAGTTACAGCAATAATTCTAGTCTTGATAAGCAATTTGAAATATCTTTTTCCATCGAAATCCCTCAGAGAGATGTAGAAAAGCAAATCCATGAAAAATTTGTGTTCACAACAAAGAACATTGCGTACATTTACCAAGGAAAAGTGCTTAGCCTCCTATCAGGACTTGATCTTTCTTGCAACAAGCTAATCGGTCCTATTCcccctaaaattggaaatttgaCAAGGATTCAAACATTGAATCTATCACACAACGACTTGACAGGATCGATCCCATCAACATTTTCAAACTTGAAGCATGTCGAAAGTTTGGATCTTTCCAACAACAAATTGAATGGGAAAATCCCTCATCAACTAGTGGAGTTAAAGACATTGGAGGTTTTCAGTGTGGCATACAATAACTTATCAGGCGAAATTCCAGAATGGGAAGCACAATTTGCAACCTTCAACGAGAATAGCTATGAGGGAAATACTTTTCTTTGTGGACTGCCATTGCCCATTTGCAGATCACCAGCAACTATGTCGGAGGCGTCAATCGGCAATGAACGagatgataatttaattgacaCGAACAGTTTCTTTATCACATTTACAACATCGTACGTAATAGTGATATTTggaattgttattgttttatatGTAAATTCTTATTGGCGACGTAGATGGTTTTACTTTGTTGAAATGTGGATAACTtcatgttattattttgttgtagaCAATCTTATTCCAACAAGATTTTgtcattga